The sequence CACGGCGGTAGCGCCGGTTCGAATCCGGTCGGGGGTACAAACAGAAGGGCCTCGCTCCGGCGGGGCCCTTCGTCGTTTCTGCGCTTTCGCTGCCGCAGCCACCGAGTAGGTAGCCTCGGCAGGTGGTCGTTGTGTCGGTGGAGCAGATGCGCCAGACATTCGACCCCGCGACGATTGCCCGAGGCCGGGCGTACGTCGCCGAGGGCCGCGTGCTGAAGACCTCCGCGGGGACCGGTCGCGGTCAGACCGTCGTGATGGGAGAGGTACGCGGCTCGGGTCGACACCCGTACGTCGCCACCGTCACGGTCACCGATGTGGGAGCGATTCGGGACACCCGTTGCAGTTGCCCGGTCACGTACGAATGCAAGCACTGCGTCGCGGTCCTGCTGGCGGAGCAGGCGCGCTCGACCGAGCCGACGCCGGCCGCGGTCTCCGGCTGGGTCAAGGATCTCGCCGGGTTGTTGGGCGACCTGGATCAGCAGCCGACCGGGTCCGTTGCCTGGGTGCCGCTGGCGCTCGAGGTGGAGTATCACCCGCGTGAATCGCGCTGGGGCGGGCAGGCGTTCACCCTGCCGATCCGACCGATGAAGCGCGGTAGGCGGGACAACTGGATCAAGACCGGTGTCTCCTGGCGTGATGCCGAGTACGGGATGCGCTATCAGCGGGAGTACCGGCCTGCCCAGGTCGAGGTGCTCGCGGACATGGCCACGACCTTCGTACAGGGCTACAGCAATCAGAACCCCGATCTGTTGTCACTCGGTCCGATGGTCTGGCCGCTGTTGCGCCGCGCGCAGCAGGCGGGCATCGAACTGTTGCCCGGCCCGGGACTGACCTCCATCACGCTCGACAGCGATGCGGCGACCGTGCAGGCCGACGTCAGCCGCGACGACACTGAAATGGCCGTACGCATCGGAGTCCAGGTCGACGGTCGCTGGTGGCCGAACGACGAGGGCGAGCTGGCGACGATCGGCGACAAGGCCCACGGCCTGGCGCTGTTGCGACGTGCCGAGGATGCGGGCCGTTACCCGCGGCCGACGCGCGAGTTGACCCTGGTGCCGCTGGCCCAACCGCTGCCGGCGTCGCTGCAACGACGGTTGCCGGTGCGTACGCCCATCGTGGTGCCGGCCGCAGCACGTGACCAGTTCGAGGTCGAGTTCCTGCCGCGCCTGCGGCGACACCTGTCGGTGGGATCCTCCGACGGGACGTATGAGGTGCCGACAGTGGCACCGCCGCGTCTGGTCTGCACACTCGAATGGGCGGCGACGGCCTCGGTCCGTACCTCCTGGACCTGGCGCTACGCCCAGGGCCGTCACGTCCAGACGTACGTACTGGACTCGCTGCCGAGCACGACGGACAACCGTGACCTCGACGCCGAACGCGCGATCCTCGATGCCCTGACGGCGCCGGACGGAATGGCCGGCTGGGGCGCCCGGTCATGGACGGACGCCGATCTTGTGCGGTTCGTCGCCGACGTGCTGCCCGAGTTGCGCGCGGCTGCCGAGAGCGGGGCGTACGTCCTCGACGAAGTCGGCGAGCCCCGGGACTATCGCGCCGCCATCCGAGCCCCCGACGTGACCTTCGGTGCCAGTGAGGCCAAGGACGACCGCGACTGGCTCGACCTCTCGGTCGCGATCAGCGTCGACGGTGAGTCGGTCCCGCTGGGGTCGGTGCTCACGGCGCTCACGACCGGCCAGGAATTCATCTTCACCGAGGCCGGGCGCCACGTCCCTGCGCGCCATCCCGCGTTCGCGCGGCTCGCCGACCTCGTTGCCGATGCCGCCCAGTTGGTCGACCAGCCGGGCGACGGCCTCCGAGTCAGCCGCCACGACTTGTCGATGTGGGCCGAACTGGAAGCTCTGGGCGTGGTCGATGACCAGGCCAGCCAGTGGGCTCGGAACGCCCGGGCGCTGATGCACTTCGACGGTCTGCCCGACGTCTTGCTCGAAGGTCTGGCGGCGGAACCACGGCCCTACCAGGTCGACGGCATCCGCTGGTTGACCTATCTGTGGAAGGCCGGGCTGGGCGGGATCCTGGCCGACGACATGGGGCTGGGCAAGACGCTGCAGACCCTCGCGCTGATCGACCATGCGCGGCGTACCGGAGCCGGCCCCTTCCTGGTGGTGGCACCGACCAGTGTGATCGGGACCTGGGTGTCGGAGACCGCTCGGCACACGCCGGGTCTGGTGGCCCGTCCCGTCACCGCGACGGTGGCCGGTCGGGGCCAGACACTGGCGGAGGCGTACGCAGGCGCCGACATCGTGGTCACGTCGTACACGCTCTTCCGTCTGCGGGCGCAGGAGTATCGGGACCTGTCGTGGGGTGGGCTGATCCTCGACGAGGCGCACACCGTGAAGAACCACCAGGGCAAGACCTACAACGAGATCCGGCAGCTCGACGTGCCGTTCCGGCTGGCGCTGACCGGGACGCC comes from Nocardioides baekrokdamisoli and encodes:
- a CDS encoding DEAD/DEAH box helicase → MVVVSVEQMRQTFDPATIARGRAYVAEGRVLKTSAGTGRGQTVVMGEVRGSGRHPYVATVTVTDVGAIRDTRCSCPVTYECKHCVAVLLAEQARSTEPTPAAVSGWVKDLAGLLGDLDQQPTGSVAWVPLALEVEYHPRESRWGGQAFTLPIRPMKRGRRDNWIKTGVSWRDAEYGMRYQREYRPAQVEVLADMATTFVQGYSNQNPDLLSLGPMVWPLLRRAQQAGIELLPGPGLTSITLDSDAATVQADVSRDDTEMAVRIGVQVDGRWWPNDEGELATIGDKAHGLALLRRAEDAGRYPRPTRELTLVPLAQPLPASLQRRLPVRTPIVVPAAARDQFEVEFLPRLRRHLSVGSSDGTYEVPTVAPPRLVCTLEWAATASVRTSWTWRYAQGRHVQTYVLDSLPSTTDNRDLDAERAILDALTAPDGMAGWGARSWTDADLVRFVADVLPELRAAAESGAYVLDEVGEPRDYRAAIRAPDVTFGASEAKDDRDWLDLSVAISVDGESVPLGSVLTALTTGQEFIFTEAGRHVPARHPAFARLADLVADAAQLVDQPGDGLRVSRHDLSMWAELEALGVVDDQASQWARNARALMHFDGLPDVLLEGLAAEPRPYQVDGIRWLTYLWKAGLGGILADDMGLGKTLQTLALIDHARRTGAGPFLVVAPTSVIGTWVSETARHTPGLVARPVTATVAGRGQTLAEAYAGADIVVTSYTLFRLRAQEYRDLSWGGLILDEAHTVKNHQGKTYNEIRQLDVPFRLALTGTPFENRLLELWSLLSIVAPGLYPHPKRFTEYVVRPVEQGGDDQALARFRRRVRPFLLRRTKDLVAADLPPKQEQVLSIELSPKHRRIYDTHLQRERQTVLGLVDDFNRNRIAIFSALTRLRQLSLDPALVDAEHEGVGSAKLDALVDQVAELASEGHRALVFSQFTTYLRRVQRRLEAEGIDTVYLDGRTRDRPRVIEEFKSGTQPVFLISLKAGGSGLTLTEADYVFILDPWWNPAVEAQAIDRTHRIGQTQHVMAYRMVSVGTIEEKVMALKERKAALFAKVLDGESGMSAELGAADVRALFDDPV